A single Microbacterium protaetiae DNA region contains:
- a CDS encoding DUF1990 family protein, with product MRRGTFRDETVDYAAVGATQAPDLMQYPPERSRPAQESWRLGSGEDRFRTASEAVLSWRAQRDGGLSVTDVRPAAGPMYSGVSFDAEGNAIAPSKLEADQRFDADGTPWVSSGATVHLRGRVKGLKAGGELRVILAIEEPRRVGFLLGTVSDTVVSGEESFMVEWYENDEVWFTVRAFDAPRSFFYKVMPWLITRRRKALFQRYLRAISPLYATPA from the coding sequence ATGCGTCGAGGGACCTTCCGTGACGAGACGGTGGACTATGCAGCGGTCGGAGCGACCCAGGCGCCCGATCTCATGCAGTACCCGCCCGAGCGCAGTCGTCCGGCGCAGGAATCCTGGCGGCTGGGCAGTGGCGAAGATCGCTTTCGTACGGCCTCGGAGGCCGTGCTGTCGTGGCGCGCGCAGCGGGACGGCGGGTTGAGCGTGACCGACGTGCGTCCGGCTGCCGGACCGATGTACTCCGGCGTGAGTTTCGACGCCGAAGGCAACGCGATAGCGCCCAGCAAACTCGAGGCCGATCAACGCTTCGACGCCGATGGCACACCGTGGGTGAGCTCGGGGGCCACCGTGCACCTGCGCGGCCGGGTCAAAGGGCTCAAGGCCGGCGGCGAGCTGCGGGTGATCCTTGCCATCGAAGAGCCGCGCCGCGTCGGGTTTCTCCTGGGCACTGTGAGCGACACCGTCGTCAGTGGCGAGGAGTCGTTCATGGTCGAGTGGTATGAGAACGACGAAGTGTGGTTCACCGTGCGTGCGTTCGACGCGCCGCGGTCGTTCTTCTACAAGGTGATGCCGTGGCTGATCACCCGCCGGCGCAAGGCGCTGTTCCAGCGCTACCTGCGCGCGATCTCGCCCCTGTACGCGACTCCGGCCTGA
- a CDS encoding response regulator, producing the protein MNDISVAIADDQPLILAGLRMVVESQPDMRLVGEAGDGAQAVALARATSPDVMLMDVRMPGMDGIQATAGILAAGVTTRVLMLTTFDVDGYVYDSLRAGASGFLLKDTGPEQLIAGIHTVAAGDMLLAPVLTRRLIEGYVHRRRVVEGRPGPLAQLTDRERDVLRAIADGLSNVEIGRRLFVSEGTVKTHVSRILAKLGLRDRVQAVIAAYEYGLVEPGRPGA; encoded by the coding sequence ATGAACGACATCTCCGTCGCCATCGCCGACGATCAGCCGCTCATTCTGGCCGGGCTGCGCATGGTGGTCGAATCGCAGCCCGATATGCGACTCGTGGGCGAGGCCGGCGATGGTGCGCAGGCGGTGGCGCTGGCGCGCGCGACATCGCCCGACGTCATGCTCATGGATGTGCGGATGCCGGGGATGGACGGAATTCAGGCGACCGCGGGCATTCTCGCGGCAGGCGTGACGACCCGAGTGCTCATGCTGACCACGTTCGATGTCGACGGCTACGTGTACGACTCCCTGCGTGCGGGGGCCAGCGGCTTTCTGCTCAAAGACACTGGTCCCGAGCAGTTGATCGCCGGAATCCACACCGTCGCCGCGGGAGACATGCTGCTCGCACCGGTGCTGACACGCCGGCTGATAGAAGGGTACGTGCACCGGCGTCGGGTTGTTGAGGGCCGCCCCGGTCCGCTTGCTCAGCTCACCGACCGGGAACGCGACGTGCTGAGGGCCATCGCCGATGGGCTCAGCAACGTCGAGATCGGTCGAAGGCTGTTCGTCTCCGAGGGAACCGTGAAGACGCATGTGAGCCGCATCCTCGCCAAACTCGGGCTGCGTGATCGGGTGCAGGCGGTGATCGCCGCGTATGAGTACGGACTTGTCGAGCCCGGGCGCCCCGGCGCGTGA